A window from Dermacentor albipictus isolate Rhodes 1998 colony chromosome 10, USDA_Dalb.pri_finalv2, whole genome shotgun sequence encodes these proteins:
- the LOC139050713 gene encoding uncharacterized protein isoform X1 — MNRVILAPKATMSSRQLTRESNCEQREKRQQHLDSAEAMQVRQRLIKVARRLGLVFGVRSRSTAEETLVIRSSMRKSPATAAGARPANKAKKTVRFDDTMTKSSSKKMVKRTVIKCCRYVSLGALCSSPVLVTSFPTEPNLATSHCSSWSAWTEPVTWSHGSQLYM, encoded by the exons ATGAACCGCGTTATCTTGGCGCCCAAGGCGACGATGTCGTCGCGTCAATTGACGCGAGAGAGCAACTGCGAACAGAGGGAGAAGCGACAGCAGCACCTAGACAGTGCGGAGGCCATGCAGGTTCGGCAGCGGCTGATCAAGGTGGCGCGCAGGCTGGGGCTGGTGTTCGGCGTACGCTCCAGGTCGACGGCCGAGGAGACGCTAGTGATCCGATCGTCAATGCGAAAAtcgccggccacggcggctggaGCCAGGCCTGCGAACAAGGCCAAGAAGACGGTACGCTTCGATGATACCATGACG AAGTCCTCATCCAAGAAGATGGTCAAGCGAACCGTCATCAAGTGCTGTCGCTACGTCAGCCTGGGCGCTCTCTGCTCCTCTCCGGTCCTGGTGACGTCGTTCCCCACCGAGCCGAACTTGGCGACGTCACACTGCTCCTCCTGGTCCGCATGGACGGAGCCCGTCACGTGGTCTCACGGTTCGCAGCTGTACATGTGA
- the LOC139050713 gene encoding uncharacterized protein isoform X4 — translation MSSSTTAVRQRLIKVARRLGLVFGVRSRSTAEETLVIRSSMRKSPATAAGARPANKAKKTVRFDDTMTKSSSKKMVKRTVIKCCRYVSLGALCSSPVLVTSFPTEPNLATSHCSSWSAWTEPVTWSHGSQLYM, via the exons GTTCGGCAGCGGCTGATCAAGGTGGCGCGCAGGCTGGGGCTGGTGTTCGGCGTACGCTCCAGGTCGACGGCCGAGGAGACGCTAGTGATCCGATCGTCAATGCGAAAAtcgccggccacggcggctggaGCCAGGCCTGCGAACAAGGCCAAGAAGACGGTACGCTTCGATGATACCATGACG AAGTCCTCATCCAAGAAGATGGTCAAGCGAACCGTCATCAAGTGCTGTCGCTACGTCAGCCTGGGCGCTCTCTGCTCCTCTCCGGTCCTGGTGACGTCGTTCCCCACCGAGCCGAACTTGGCGACGTCACACTGCTCCTCCTGGTCCGCATGGACGGAGCCCGTCACGTGGTCTCACGGTTCGCAGCTGTACATGTGA